A genomic segment from Bdellovibrio sp. ArHS encodes:
- a CDS encoding flagellin, producing the protein MGLRIATNTASIAAQRVLTKQQKRAEHSAQALASGSRIVNAADDAAGLAISENFKGQLKGIAQARNNANNAISFSQVGEGGLSEVSNILIRLRELGVQAASDTVGDTERGFLNNEAQQLVQEADRIAKTTTFGNTKLLDGSGGKLEFHVGAYGGEENIIAFDFDANATTSSLGISGIDVSDKSGARDTLQSVDEAIQKVGSLRASFGAMQSRLESSVSNLDVSYENLSAANSRIRDTDVAKETAEMASASILQNTAVSVLAQANQLPNVAMKLV; encoded by the coding sequence ATGGGCTTAAGAATCGCAACAAATACTGCATCAATCGCAGCACAACGTGTGCTAACCAAGCAACAAAAACGAGCGGAACACTCAGCGCAGGCTCTGGCGTCGGGTTCACGCATCGTCAATGCCGCCGACGACGCTGCCGGTTTGGCAATCTCAGAAAACTTTAAAGGACAGTTGAAAGGTATTGCGCAAGCGCGCAACAACGCGAACAACGCGATTTCATTCTCACAAGTGGGTGAGGGTGGACTGAGCGAAGTTTCTAATATCTTGATTCGTCTCCGTGAACTCGGAGTACAAGCGGCCTCAGACACTGTCGGTGATACGGAGCGCGGGTTTCTCAACAATGAGGCCCAGCAGTTGGTTCAAGAAGCTGACCGTATCGCAAAAACCACTACTTTCGGTAATACCAAACTTCTTGATGGTTCGGGCGGGAAATTAGAATTCCACGTCGGGGCCTATGGAGGAGAAGAAAATATCATAGCCTTCGACTTCGATGCTAACGCGACAACCAGTTCTTTGGGGATCAGTGGTATTGATGTTTCGGATAAGTCGGGAGCCCGCGATACTCTGCAGTCTGTCGATGAAGCGATTCAAAAAGTCGGTTCACTGCGCGCGAGTTTCGGTGCGATGCAATCTCGATTGGAGTCATCAGTAAGCAACCTCGACGTTTCTTACGAAAACTTGTCTGCCGCCAACTCTCGTATCCGCGACACTGACGTGGCGAAGGAAACAGCCGAGATGGCATCAGCAAGTATCCTGCAAAACACGGCGGTATCGGTTTTGGCGCAAGCCAACCAATTACCGAACGTAGCAATGAAACTAGTATAA
- a CDS encoding transposase yields the protein MGRNNFICQTEFPYHITARCINREWFGVEKEEVWKAMCRQLHFIHLAFGIRIHAFVLMTNHFHLIARAPEQNLSEAMQFFMGETGKDLRDLSDRINRTYGSRFHRTYISSPLYFLHAYKYVYRNPVEAGLCTKVEDYEFSTLKGLLGEQKIEIPILDDSNWETLESRRETLQWLNATPEKKNWEAVRKALKKHTFKLARENCRLSNLENDAL from the coding sequence ATGGGCAGAAACAACTTTATATGTCAGACCGAATTCCCCTATCACATCACCGCAAGATGTATAAATCGCGAATGGTTCGGGGTCGAAAAAGAAGAAGTTTGGAAGGCCATGTGCAGACAGCTGCACTTTATACACTTAGCCTTCGGGATTCGGATTCACGCCTTCGTACTGATGACGAATCATTTCCATCTCATTGCTCGCGCACCCGAGCAGAATTTGAGCGAAGCCATGCAATTTTTTATGGGCGAGACCGGCAAAGATTTAAGAGATTTAAGCGATCGCATCAATCGAACATACGGCTCTCGTTTTCACCGCACCTATATTTCGAGTCCTCTTTACTTCCTTCACGCATATAAATATGTGTACCGAAATCCAGTCGAGGCCGGATTGTGCACGAAGGTTGAGGACTACGAGTTCTCGACATTGAAAGGTTTATTGGGAGAGCAGAAAATAGAGATTCCTATTCTAGACGATAGCAACTGGGAAACTTTGGAATCTAGGAGGGAAACTTTGCAGTGGCTCAATGCCACGCCTGAAAAAAAGAATTGGGAAGCGGTCAGGAAAGCCTTGAAAAAGCACACATTCAAACTGGCTCGGGAGAACTGCCGACTTTCGAATTTGGAAAATGACGCCCTCTAG
- a CDS encoding 3D domain-containing protein, which produces MRYSQSIVALLLLPLFLVSCAVSKSSDGFGLTPSIYYKPTIVQANNKCSPSQMRDVVTPQDAKLTALCEADYKQCLMQGSCFVQTDGVTTSYNYHSTIEGVPRFVEVDLSTCPFGYGSYGDCLDPYFSVAADLSYHKVGDVIFVPRLVSAVLPNGEIHDGFVIVRDSGGAITGRGRFDFFTGFYNHLAKENTLAVLGFGDTKNRFDYREATAEEAQATRERRHFPGLRPSVLAEGLR; this is translated from the coding sequence ATGAGATATTCCCAGTCTATAGTCGCACTATTGTTGCTTCCACTTTTCCTTGTCTCTTGTGCTGTTTCAAAATCTTCCGATGGATTTGGCCTCACACCGTCCATTTACTACAAACCAACTATCGTTCAAGCGAACAACAAGTGCAGTCCGTCGCAGATGCGGGACGTGGTGACTCCTCAGGACGCGAAGCTGACGGCTTTGTGCGAGGCGGACTACAAACAGTGTCTGATGCAAGGCTCGTGTTTTGTTCAGACCGACGGAGTTACAACTTCCTATAACTATCATTCAACCATTGAGGGAGTTCCTCGTTTCGTGGAAGTGGATTTGTCGACGTGTCCTTTCGGCTACGGCTCTTACGGCGATTGCTTGGATCCCTATTTTTCGGTGGCAGCAGATCTGAGTTATCACAAAGTCGGGGATGTCATTTTTGTCCCTCGCCTTGTCAGCGCGGTTTTGCCAAATGGTGAGATTCATGACGGCTTTGTGATTGTGCGTGATTCGGGTGGCGCGATTACGGGGCGGGGACGGTTTGACTTCTTTACCGGATTTTACAACCACCTTGCAAAAGAAAACACTTTGGCTGTTTTAGGCTTTGGCGATACGAAAAACCGATTCGACTATCGAGAGGCTACGGCGGAAGAAGCCCAAGCCACCCGTGAACGACGTCACTTTCCCGGCCTAAGGCCCTCTGTTTTGGCCGAAGGACTTCGCTAA
- a CDS encoding N-acetylmuramoyl-L-alanine amidase-like domain-containing protein — MKSAFSPLVLILVATLVSPTGFAQVSVRSSALIEQEAESDLQRIFSRASQNDVFAKSLSERVDFYSSLFLGKPYLGGALGEGSTSAFDNDPLYRFDAFDCTTYVETVVALSLATSEEAFKKILSQVRYLNGEVSLFKRNHFTSVDWTPNAERLGVLRDITADVGAEQTSTLTTLIEKSTWFFRQAPEMVKATDQFQKKIEYIRTQTKNFANEKVRLPFIDKKTLLANPQLLRYFPKAGVINIVRANWKVKEAIGTALDISHQGVFFERNGQIIFRHASFKRGSQFVVEIPLLDYVRNNFGDATFAGLNILQMNDLRL, encoded by the coding sequence ATGAAGTCTGCTTTTTCGCCACTGGTTCTTATACTCGTCGCCACTTTGGTGAGCCCCACGGGGTTCGCCCAGGTTTCCGTTCGTTCGTCGGCTTTGATCGAGCAGGAGGCGGAAAGTGATTTGCAGCGAATTTTTTCGCGGGCAAGTCAGAATGACGTTTTTGCGAAGTCCCTGAGCGAGCGCGTGGATTTTTACTCATCTCTTTTTCTGGGAAAGCCCTATTTGGGAGGAGCCCTGGGTGAAGGCAGCACTTCGGCTTTTGATAACGATCCCCTTTACCGATTTGATGCTTTTGATTGCACGACCTATGTGGAAACCGTCGTCGCCTTGTCTTTGGCCACCTCCGAAGAGGCCTTTAAAAAAATATTATCTCAGGTTCGCTATTTGAATGGCGAGGTCAGTCTTTTTAAGCGAAATCACTTTACGAGTGTTGATTGGACTCCTAATGCAGAAAGATTGGGGGTACTTCGAGATATCACTGCGGATGTGGGAGCCGAACAGACTTCCACATTGACGACCCTGATTGAGAAAAGCACGTGGTTTTTCCGTCAGGCCCCCGAGATGGTTAAGGCCACCGATCAGTTTCAAAAGAAAATTGAATACATCCGCACGCAAACAAAAAATTTCGCAAATGAAAAAGTGCGCCTACCGTTCATTGATAAAAAGACGTTGTTGGCGAACCCACAGTTGCTTCGATATTTTCCGAAAGCAGGAGTCATTAATATCGTACGTGCCAACTGGAAAGTGAAAGAGGCCATTGGTACTGCCCTTGATATCTCTCACCAGGGGGTGTTCTTCGAACGAAACGGCCAAATCATTTTTCGCCATGCAAGCTTCAAACGGGGTTCGCAATTTGTTGTCGAAATTCCTTTGTTAGACTACGTCAGAAATAATTTTGGCGACGCTACTTTTGCGGGCCTGAATATACTTCAGATGAATGATTTACGCCTTTGA
- a CDS encoding alpha/beta hydrolase, translating to MKTWILAFAVLLLSSSSFAEIRHLPLGPGKMIAFEHIENTPTAPTLILLPGVNRGLSSNDTSVRILIKQGWNLLLPSLPAHPRSIEGLKKTEIPYFSMTNSIRSADFAKDITELVHALGIKKAVPVTLSYTSSIGAYLNDQEFPHIIETVPLVVPTESDPNAAKTAELWESWFKLNPFMAPFWIRQFRDQAYTTHWSNTVDKNLSADKDFYGESPRVSDIKKGYVTIARAAEDFNFAEWNFNTEERTRDFVIAEQENPERLKNQVQVLKNYLASGKPLRVILVQNVGHVLPTENPTAYAATLGLLLRQPRKAQTQFAVVSTAKSVDSIEWKDRSALEAWIKENQR from the coding sequence ATGAAAACCTGGATTCTGGCTTTTGCTGTTTTGTTGCTGTCTTCGTCTTCTTTCGCCGAGATTCGCCATCTGCCACTAGGCCCAGGCAAAATGATCGCCTTTGAACACATCGAGAATACACCTACTGCACCGACTCTGATTCTTTTACCGGGGGTCAATCGCGGTCTTTCTTCAAACGACACGTCCGTCAGAATTTTGATTAAGCAGGGATGGAATTTACTTCTTCCCTCTTTGCCGGCCCATCCGCGCTCTATTGAGGGTTTGAAAAAAACAGAAATCCCTTATTTCTCTATGACGAACTCGATTCGCTCTGCAGATTTTGCCAAGGATATCACCGAACTGGTTCATGCGTTGGGTATAAAAAAAGCGGTGCCGGTGACTTTATCTTACACTTCATCTATCGGCGCTTATCTTAATGACCAAGAGTTCCCCCACATTATCGAGACAGTGCCCTTGGTCGTACCGACGGAAAGCGATCCGAACGCTGCAAAAACGGCGGAGCTGTGGGAGTCCTGGTTTAAGTTAAACCCGTTTATGGCTCCCTTTTGGATTCGCCAATTCCGCGATCAGGCGTACACCACGCACTGGAGCAACACAGTTGATAAAAACTTATCTGCGGATAAAGACTTCTATGGGGAAAGCCCGCGTGTCAGCGATATTAAGAAGGGCTATGTTACAATTGCCCGGGCTGCCGAAGACTTTAATTTTGCAGAGTGGAATTTTAACACCGAAGAAAGAACTCGCGACTTCGTTATTGCGGAGCAAGAAAATCCTGAGCGCCTGAAAAACCAAGTGCAAGTTTTGAAAAACTATCTGGCCTCAGGAAAACCGCTGCGTGTGATTTTGGTGCAAAACGTGGGACATGTTTTACCGACGGAAAACCCCACGGCCTATGCCGCGACTCTAGGCCTTCTGCTGCGACAACCGCGCAAAGCTCAGACACAGTTTGCGGTGGTGAGCACTGCGAAGTCCGTCGACTCCATTGAATGGAAAGACCGCAGCGCTCTGGAAGCCTGGATTAAAGAGAACCAACGTTGA